Genomic window (Mycoplasmopsis citelli):
TTCATCGTATCCACCACTTAAAATATCAGTTCCATAAAGGTTAAAAATTGAAGCATTTACTCTTGAAAGATTTTCTTTAGTAAGTGGCCCGGTAATAAAGTTAAAAGTGTTTTCATTAGATTCAGTAAAACTTTTTTCAAAGACATTTGCATATCTTCCAAGCCCAAAGTGTTTTATAAAAGTGTATTCTTTTTGATTAACTGAATCAATTGCTTTAAAAGTAAAGTCCACATTTTTAGCATTAACAACTTTAAAACCTACTAGTTGTAATGCTTGAAGTTGAATTGGTTTATAGAAAGTAAAATCATCAATTTTCATTTTTTCAAAATTATAATTTGCGACAGTGGCATTTTTAATGTTAACTTGCACAAGTGAAGCAAGTTGAGCATTGCGTAAAAATGTTTCTAAAGGAGTATTTTGATAATTAAAGTTTACATTGAAATTTTTTCCAAGATTAATTTGTGAAAAATTATTTAAGGATTTAAGAAGTTGTGTTTTTGTAGGAACAAAATCAGGTTTTTCTTTTTGTGCAGCTTTTATAAGTTTATCTACTTCATCTGAATTATCCGAAAGAGCAACTCTTATTGAAAGCTTAGTATTATTAAGAGGTCCGTCAAAATTTACTTTATCTACAAAAATTTTAGCAACAATATGGTTATCATCTCATAACTTGTTAATCGCATCCGCAACTGCTGAGGAAATTTTTACTTTGAAAAGTTTATTTAATTGTTCTACTGATAATTCTTCAAGTGAATAGTCTTGTAATACACTAGCTACTTGTAATGAGTTACTACTTTCAATTACAACTTTATTTTGCTTGATTAATTCCATTAAATTATCTAAATCTTTAGTTAATTTAATAAATTTTGGAATAAAAGTATTAGAACCTAAATTATCAATGACAAAATTGATAGTTCTATATTCATATAGAAATTTTTCTGGATTAACGTAATGTTTTACATCAATAGGAAGAATAATTTGGTTTGGATTATCAATATTTTGATGTATATCATGATATCTAATTTCAAAATCAAGATTTTTAATTAAATTATTTGCATTTGGAAATTGATTCTTTAAAAGATTTTTTAAGTTTTGTTTATTAAAATTTACGTATTGACCAATATAATTGTTCTGAAGGAAATCCCGAGTTTTTATTTGAGTTACATCTACATCTTTAGGAAAAATAAAGAATTTTGACGAAGAAGTTAAATTAAGCTTATCTTGCATCATATCAAGCATATTACTTGAAGAAATTTCATTAGTTACATTTTTTGAATCTTTAAATATTGATGTTGGTTTGGTTGGTTTTTGTTCTTTGGTTATATTATTTTTAAAACCACCAGCTACAATTTTTGCAGTTAAAGTTTGTGGAACATATTTAACAACTCCTTCTTTTGAAACGTAAAGAGAATTTTCTAAGAAAGGAAGATTTAATTTAACTTGAGCTTCAATTGTTCCGTTTAAATCATTTACATTAACAAATTCAACGTTAGTAATAGCTGTTTTTTTGTAAAAATCAGGAAGCTGAACTATTTCATTGGTTTGTACATTGATCAAATCATTTAATGATAAAGCTGATTTAAATTCCTCTAAAGTTAATTGTGATGGATTTAAAGTAGATAAATCAGTATCTTTAAAGCGATTAATTTTACTTAAATCAACATTTAATGAAGTTTTTCAATTCGGAGAATTAAGAAGTAAGTCTAAATCTGGCAAATATTTTTCAAGATGTAAAGTGATTTGTTTATTTAATTTTTTAAAGAGATAATCTTTTGAATTTTCTGAGAAATATCTTACTAATTGTAATTTAACAACTCCTGTTAAAATATTATTTTCCTCAATTATTCATTTAGTATGATCGTCTACTTTTAAGTTCACTGATGAAAAATCATACTTAGTCTGAACTAAGTTGTGATTTAGATTTGATAAGTTTTTTGTAAGCGGAAGAATTGAAACATTTAATTTAGGTTCTTCCATTGGTAATGTATCACTAATTTTTGTAAGTGCATTTTCATATGATAGTGCACCTGGAACAAACTGATATTGACTAAAAGTAACATTATTTTGATAATTTTTAAAAGTTGCATCAACTTTAACAAGCACTTCTCCAGCAAGCATTTTAGTTAAAATTTGTTGAAATGTCATTCCATTAACTCCGCCATGAGCTAGCGATTGAATATTATTGAGCAAAGTGACTTTAAAAGATAAATTTTTCTCTTTGGTGCTATTGGTAACTTGTAAATCGTTTTCAGTTACATCAAAAGCACTTTTTGCTTGAGCATTAAGCCCAATTGAGTAATTATTTTGAATAAATTTTTCAACATCAGCTGAAGTTACTTGAACATTACTTTGACATGATGCTAAAATAAAAGTTGTTGAAAGCCCACTTAATACAGAAGTGGGTAAAATAAATTTTTTAAAAATTTTGGTCTTTTTCATAAGTTAAAAGTTTAAACCATCTCCCCCAGATAATTGATAAATTCCAATGCTAATAAAACTAATTACAATTGGTGCAATAATTGTAATTGAGCTTGAAATAAGCATTTGATATATATAAATTAAGTTAATTTTTTGTTTAAATTTGGATTCTTTTAGCAAAGTTCAATCTTCTGAAGCTTCTTTTGTTTTTGAGTTAAAAATAGATGTTTCGCTGAAAAAATTAACCCCACTAACAAATAAATCAATGAAAATATTAAAAGCAAAAAAACCAAAATAACTTGAAATTGCAAGTAAAACAAACACTACTATACTTAAAGCAAGAACTGCATCAAAATTAGTAGCACCATATTGTGGTTTTTGAATATAAAAAACATATCCTAAAAGAGTACAAAAAACAAATAAAAAGATAGTCTCTTTAACTGAATATCCTATTAAAGTGCAGTCCTCTTTTTTGAAAATATCAATGAGTTTAATTGATTTAACATTCTCTAAATGAGGGTTAATTTTGCTTAAGTATTTTTTCATCGGATTTAACAAGACTAAAAAGCACGTTATTGCCAAAAGAAAACCGAAAAACTCTCCAAATATTAAATATGCAATTCCCTTGTATTGTCAAGTAAATGAATATCCTCTAACTAATCCTTGTGCTTTACTATGACCTTGTAATATCGAAATCATTAACACAAAAATAGGGTTTCCAATTGGAGAAGGCGAATTATTAAAAGCATACTTAGCTGATGCTCATACTTGGATATACATTACAAAAGTAGCTAATGTAAAAGCAAGTGAAAGAAACATATTTTTTCATTTAATTTTAAACGCCTTAGCGATAAACATAAACAACAAAACAAGAAAAACTAATAAAAACGAAGCCAGTACTTCTACAAAAAATCCTTGAGTACTTCATCAGGTTGAAATTAATTGTTTTGGTGTCATAAATTAGAAAAATTATAATCAATTAGGTCCTAAAAAAAAAAAAAAAAAGCGAAAATTTCGCTTCTAAGCTTCACAATCAGGATCAGCTTTTCCGACCTCTATTCAATGTTGAAGCAATTGTTCTCATTCTTGGGGGGTTGAACATTTTAAATATTCAATTTGGTCAGCGTCAATTGATAAATTATATTGTGGCGATACTCCGCTTTGAGTATAATACAAAAATCAATTTTTAACTTTTAAAATGTCATCCTCAGCTTCTTGGTAATTAACCTTAAAATCAAAAGCTTTGATTTTACGTTTTTTTAAATCAACTAATTCTGGGTGTAAATAATCACCTTCTTGCTCTTTTAAAAATAAAGCGATAATTTTATAAAAATCCGCTTGCATTAAATACCCATATAATTGTGCTTGCTTACGATAAGAAGGGTCAACTTCTTTTTCTCATTTATCAATTTTTGATTCTCCAGCAGTCTTAATTTCTAAAACACAATTTTTACTTGGTAAATATCCATCAGGAACTCCAATAATATAATCGTTTTTTCCTTCAAAAAAGTTGTAATTATATTTAGAAGCTTCATAATTTAAAATTTCTTCATTTGGATAAGCGGCACGAAACGCTTCAAAAACTCGTGGCTCTAAAATAGTTCCAGCATTTACATATTTTTTGGAAAGGACCGGAAGTTTTAGTCGAGAAATATGACAAAAAGCAGAAAATTGTGATTTAAATCCACCAGTTAACAATACATCTCCAATGGTACTTCCACCAATTTTTTTAAATCCTTTATATTTATCAAAACTAAGTAAATCCGAATGAAAATCCGGATTTAACCTTACTACTTTATTTTCTTCATCTACTACATAGTGAATATTATTATAAAATTTTCGTTTTACCATTTTTATCTACCTAAGTAATTGTCATAAATAATTTTTGCGTACATATTTACTTTTTCGAAATTTGCAGTTCAATGCTGATCAATTAAAATATTTTCTGGAATAATGTGATCAAAACATAAATTAACAATTTTATCAAAACTAGTTTCAGTTGAGTTGTCATCAACTCCAACAACAAATTTTGTTGCATCAAAAAACTTTTGAATTCGAATTGCATTAACTGAAACTTTAGCATTTGGGCCAGCTATTTCTTGGAGTTCTGGAAGGGAACCCTTGAAAAAATCAAGTTCATTGGGAAAGCGTAAATCATCAATTAAAAAGAGTGAATTTTTTCCTTCTTTATTAACTTTTTTAATAATTTCTTTGATTTTTTCCATTACCCTTGAACATCAAATATTATTGTCAATATTTCTACCAACTTCACCCATAGCAATTCACAATGGACGAACAATTTCTTTGTTTTCTCCATCTCATTTTAATTCGACTAAAATTGATTCGGTAATTTTCTTAATTGCTTGAGCAAAAGATAAAATATAGACGTTATCTTTATAGTCTTTTTTTTCTGCCAATTCTTTAATTGCTTTTGATAAAAGCCCTTTTCCACTACGACGTTTTCCGTTAATTAAAATAATTGAGTGTCTGTTTTTTTTAGTTTCCATAAATTGTTCCTTCTATAAAATTATTAATGATATTTTTAGTATTATAAATTAATGTTTTTTAATTTAAATTAAACAAAATAAAAAGTTTTTATATTAGCTAAAAATGAGAAAATTAGAAATTTTAAAGCATTTTTAGAATTAAACTTAAAAAGAACTAAAAACTTAATTTAAAAATTAAGTTTTTATTATTTTTTAATTATCAAAAAGCAACTAAATTTCCACCAAAAATAGCTGTTTTTACATCTTTTCCATATACATCTTCTAACCGCGAACGGTATGAAATTTTTTGATGTTTATATAGATCGCTTGAAGTGTGATCGATTAAATTATATGGTTCAATAACAGTATTAGTTAAATTTGAATAAATCGGAATGTTTTGACTAAAAGGCTGAAATAATGTGCGAGTAACTTCTTTTCTTTGACCATTTTGATCAATATAATTATCATCAACATTCAAATGCCCTAGCAATAATCCTACTGGAAGAGCTTGTTCATTGACAATTAATGATCCACTTGAACCTGGAAGGGGTCCATTTTCTAAATCAAAACTATTCATAAGTCCATAAAATTTCATTGCTACTTTATTGTTGAAATAATGCGAATCTTTATCAAAAGGTCTTAAGTTAAAACTATCAAGTAAACCAAAACTAAGTGGGACAGTTCCTTCGCTTGGACCTATAGAGTTCTTTTCAGAAGCTGTAACAGTGTTGAAAATATCTAATGTTCCTCTTTTTCCTGCTGGATACCCAAAACTATATAAATATTTTGGTTCAAGTTCATAATGATAATCTTTTAAATATGTGTTAACCAAATTACTAATTTGTTTTGGTCCACTAAATTTTGAATCAGTATTAATTCTATTTATAGTTGCATAATCTAATGTAGCATATGGAATAGTTTTGTCATTCAATAAATAAGGATGTTTATTATCGGGATTTTTAAATTTTTGGACACTTTTAGTAACTTCATTAATTGCATTAATTAATTTTTTACGTAAAAGTAATGCAGCTCAGCTAAATGGATCATTTAACGAATTTAAATCAACTTCCATTTCAATGACAGCAAAATCAGAAAAATACGAACCATATGCAGCCGGAACAGCTTTTGTATCCATAAAATCTTGAGCTAAGTAAAAGTTTCTAAATTTAATTCCTCACGAATTAAAATTAACTCTAACGCTATTTCAATTGTAATTAGCTGCTTGATCGCTTTTATCATAAGCATCACCAGCTCACGATAAAGTATAATATAACGGATCGAATTTTTTGAGTTTTTCAGGTTGTTGGTAAATTTTATAATCTCTTTGTGAAAAAAGATTAGATGCTACATGAAAATTAGTTGCAAAATATAATCTAAATTTGCTATTTTTAACATACATATAATCCAACAATCACATAGTTCCTGTATTGTAAATAACTTTCACACCTTGTTGTCCGTTAGACTTTTCTTGCACAATTCATCGAAGTGATAAAGTTCTACGCTTAATTGATTGAATATATTCATCATTACTTTTTAAAAAAGTTTCTTTATTTGCAACTGTAGGTTGAAATTTAGATAAAATTTCTTCTTGTTTACTTTCGCTTTGAGATTTATTTTCTTGCTCTTTTTTTGTGTCTGGTTTATTAATTTGATTAGTTTCATCTATTTTAGTTGTTTTTTGCTTTGGTTTAATGTCAGTTTTAGGTTCTGAATTTGTTATTTTTAGTTTTTCAGTACTTGGCAAAGCAACAGAAACAGGTTGTTTTGGAGTTGTAACTACTGAAGACATTGCAGATTTATTTTCTGCTGGTTTTTTTGGAACATTGACGCTTTTTGGTTTTTCAGAATCAATAGATTTAACTGGTTGGTTTGAAATTATAGAAACTTTATTTTCTTTATTTTTTTGAGTTGAAGAATCGATTTTTTCGTCTTTATTTTCAGGTTTAAAAGGAACGATTTTTTCATTTGGTTTTTCAACACTATTTTCAGGAGTTATGTTAAAAGTATTTTTCTTTTTATCATTTGCAGGATTTGCAGGATTTGCAGGATTTGCAGGATTTGCAGGATTTGCAGGATTTGCAGGATTTGCAGGATTTGCAGGATTTGCAGGATTTGCAGGATTTGCAGGATTTGCAGGATTTGCAGGATTTGCAGGATTTGCAGGATTTGCAGGATTTGCAGGATTTGCACCAACTACAATTTTTGATCCAGAATCACCGCTTTCAAATTGGTTATTTAAAGTACATCCTATTAAACCAATTGGTAAAATAGAACTCAAAATAAGTAAGAATTTTTTAATTTTTAACACAGTATATATATTATAAATTTTTTGTAGCATAAATTAAAATAAAATCCTTTTTACCGTTTTTTCCAAATTTTTTATTTATAAAATCCAAAATACACAAAAAATAGGTAAATAATTATCGATAAAATTACTTATAAGTAATAATTTTTCATAAATTTTTAAGTTTTGTTTTATATTTATATTGTTTTAGTATTTTAAAAATTAAAAAATTTATTTGCTTATATTTTTTAGGATGATATGAGATATATTATCTTCTCATTAGTGACTGCACTTTTTATTAAATATTCTAATTTTTATTATTTTTTTAATTTTCAATAACACTTGTTCCCACGTCCTTCGTGATTTAAATTAGGGATTTTCTTAAACGATCTTTCTACAGTTTTTTCGTTTACCCATGCTTTAAAAGCTATTTTCTTTCGAGTGATATATTTTTTCTTTTATACATTGCTTTATAAAATCCGAAAGATTTTCATATTTTATTTTTTGTTGATTTTGAACTCCCAATTTTAATGTTGCTATTTTTTAAGTAGAATGATAGTTATATTTATTAATATTTTTTCATCTATTTCTAAATTTCTTTATTATCACTTACTCCTAAAACCAAATTGTCTCCGATGAGATTGTTAAAAGCACAAATAGTATCATAAATATCTTTGCTAAGCTTATTTTGTAAACTTTTAGATTCCAAATTAATTTTTTGTAATTTTGAATAAGTTCTTTAAGTTCTAATTTACTCATAATATATTTCCTTTTAGTAAAAGGTTGATAATTTTCTTTTTTACTCTTAGATAATAAAAAAATCTATAAAACAATCAAAAAATGGAAAAATACGGGAATTTTCCATTTTTTAAAATTTTTATTAAATCTTTATTACTATAATGGGTGGATGTTTTGAAGAATTTGTTATTTTTATCTTTTTCGAGCATTTTCACTGAAATATTTACCCAAAAAATCGTTAGTCATTAATCCTTTATTTTTAATATTTTTAAAAAATTCAAAAATGTTTTATCAGTATATTTAATAAGTTAAAAACTTAAGTATCAATCATTTATTTCTTGAATAAATAAAAGACAGAAAAATTCTCTGTCTTTTATTGTAATTATTTTTTAGCGAATTTTAAATCAGAAATTATTAATAACAGCTGAAAATAATGATTGTCTAACTAAAGTTTTTAAATTATTATTTTTAACTTCTAAATCCTTAGCCGAAAGAACTGCATCCATTAATAAAGCGATATTAGAATTAATTTCTTCTCTTTGTTCATTGGTTAAAGTTGGAGCTGATAATTGTTGTTGATAATCAGAAAGTTTATCCGAAATTTTCTTTTGCATTTGGGTTGGAGCTCCATTTAATGAATAAGGAGCAAAAATTTCGTTAATTTGATTAAAATTATCAACTAACGCTTGTCCGCTTTGATATTCAGCTTGTTTATCTTTGTAATCTTTAGTTGCTTGATTGATCTGATCAACTAATTCTTGGATGTTTGTACTATTTGAAGCATCATTTAAGGATTCTAAAGCACTAACTCTAGCTTGTTTAATTTTTAATTCTTCTTTATCTAAGAATGCTTGCTCTGCTTTTTTGCCTTTTGAAGAAGCAATTGCACTTTCTGCTAAAGCAATAGAATCTTGAAGACTTTTGAATGCTTGAGCATTTTTAGTAATATTATCAAGTTGTTTTTGAATTTCGTCAAAACGATTTTCCTTTTGTGGTTCTTTTAAGTTTGGATTTTGTGCAGCAATTTTAGCTTGTTTTTTAAGTTCTTTGACTTGTTCTAGCAGTTTTTAAACAAAAGGAGTGTTAATAACTTTTTGAGCATTGCTTCCAAAAACATTAAGTAATTGTTCTTCAGTTTCACCGTATTTTTTTAAAGTATTTTGTAATCCTTCACTAACATTAGCTTTTTTATGTTCTTCACGGTATTGCTCAATTAAAAATTGCAATTCTTGTCTAATTGCAGTTGAATTTTGTGGAATAAGTAAAATCGCTTTGGAATTTAAAAGCTGAAGTTTATCTTTTATTTTTTGATCAATTTCAATATTTTCATCAAGAATTGATTTTGAATATTCATATCAATTTTTTAATTCTGAACGATTTATTTCTCTAAGATTATTACTTTGAATTCTTAGGGCATCATTTAGTTCCTTAACTGATGCATTATCATTTAAAAGCGACGATACTTCAGAAGACATTCTGGATAAAAGACTTTTATTTAAAGCTTCTAAAATTTGATGATTTAATTTTTTAAGGGAATTTTTAAAAACTGTTCCTAAAAGAACATTATCATAAATGTTATTGTTCAAAGTATTTAGTTTTTGCAAGTATTCTTGGATATTATCAAAATTTGTTTCAACAATTTTATCTAGTTGACCTAAAAAGCGTTCAGCATCAAGTGAACTCAAGCTTTTTGAGTTCAAATTACGGCTAATATTATCTTTAATTTCAGTAATTAAACTTTCAATATTTTTAACTGTGGTTAATAAATTTGTGGATTGAGAGATGCTATTTAATAAATCACTCTGAGTTTCTTTAGAATTTTTTTGAATATTCTCAATTTGCATTTGAACTAATTTTTGAATATTTAAATCTTTAGAAAATGTTTTTAAATTATTCAGATTTTCCGATAGAATTTGCAATAACTTGTTATTTTCGGGTATTTGTAAAATTAAAGTTTTTAGCTCATTATTGACTAAATCATTCAAATAAGTTATTTCTTTAGCTTTATCAATTGCTAAAGTAGGCGAAGCATTTAAAGCAGTTTCTTTATAATTATCAATTCTTTGTAAAAAATTATTTTTTATTTTTGAATCAATGTTTAAAATTCCTACTTCATTCCGAACCCGAATAACATTTTCTAAAAAGTTATTTAGGAATTGATTTTCTTCAACTTTGCTCTTTGAAAGTTTATCAATCATTTGATCATAAACTTCTTCATATTTTACTACTGCATCACGAGAATATTGTGGTTGAGAAAGTAAATTTAAAATTTGGTCAATAGTTGAAAGAAGCACACTTTTTTCTTGAGTACTAAAAAGTGTTTTGCTATTTTTAATCAACTGCTCATGATTGGTTCAAATTTTAGTTTCAAGACCTAATGAAAAGTCATTTTGTTGTTCAATAAGTGGGTCAATAACTTGATAAAATGCATTTAAAACAACTTGTTTGTTTTGTGATGAAGTTCTTTTAAAACTTTATCTTTTGCTTCTTTAACATCATTTTGAAAATCAACATCTTTAACTAAAGAATAGTATTCTTCAATAAGATTCTTTTCTTCGTCCGAGTCTTTAGCAACATTAAGCAGTGCCTTAGTTTGTTTCTTTGTTGAAGCATT
Coding sequences:
- a CDS encoding MSC_0775 family lipoprotein, yielding MKKTKIFKKFILPTSVLSGLSTTFILASCQSNVQVTSADVEKFIQNNYSIGLNAQAKSAFDVTENDLQVTNSTKEKNLSFKVTLLNNIQSLAHGGVNGMTFQQILTKMLAGEVLVKVDATFKNYQNNVTFSQYQFVPGALSYENALTKISDTLPMEEPKLNVSILPLTKNLSNLNHNLVQTKYDFSSVNLKVDDHTKWIIEENNILTGVVKLQLVRYFSENSKDYLFKKLNKQITLHLEKYLPDLDLLLNSPNWKTSLNVDLSKINRFKDTDLSTLNPSQLTLEEFKSALSLNDLINVQTNEIVQLPDFYKKTAITNVEFVNVNDLNGTIEAQVKLNLPFLENSLYVSKEGVVKYVPQTLTAKIVAGGFKNNITKEQKPTKPTSIFKDSKNVTNEISSSNMLDMMQDKLNLTSSSKFFIFPKDVDVTQIKTRDFLQNNYIGQYVNFNKQNLKNLLKNQFPNANNLIKNLDFEIRYHDIHQNIDNPNQIILPIDVKHYVNPEKFLYEYRTINFVIDNLGSNTFIPKFIKLTKDLDNLMELIKQNKVVIESSNSLQVASVLQDYSLEELSVEQLNKLFKVKISSAVADAINKLWDDNHIVAKIFVDKVNFDGPLNNTKLSIRVALSDNSDEVDKLIKAAQKEKPDFVPTKTQLLKSLNNFSQINLGKNFNVNFNYQNTPLETFLRNAQLASLVQVNIKNATVANYNFEKMKIDDFTFYKPIQLQALQLVGFKVVNAKNVDFTFKAIDSVNQKEYTFIKHFGLGRYANVFEKSFTESNENTFNFITGPLTKENLSRVNASIFNLYGTDILSGGYDELRGFYADSPVYPYQIHLGEDYLAPKKTPIIAPYDGEILGIVYHRNADKTKDTAEGIGTTLQMRVKVEDLHLTPKDKELYFKDSEYAYIGIIHLDQEFTFKNQALGISSAELQQSKGKNTTIDTYATVLDHETNQQVPITPEHPLKVKKGQIIAYVGDTHENGGWMTHAHFALVASGTKSWNANGFWKTKSDYYGARLKSYNPADPAKHNWGGIRVNGVFFSQSDFSRQANPVSPKIDKKTGKLVQPKANGVGNYSFPILPITDREMIWGLRNPNILFKVRTKETYTFDINALFKLQQQNK
- a CDS encoding MAG4940 family membrane protein, encoding MTPKQLISTWWSTQGFFVEVLASFLLVFLVLLFMFIAKAFKIKWKNMFLSLAFTLATFVMYIQVWASAKYAFNNSPSPIGNPIFVLMISILQGHSKAQGLVRGYSFTWQYKGIAYLIFGEFFGFLLAITCFLVLLNPMKKYLSKINPHLENVKSIKLIDIFKKEDCTLIGYSVKETIFLFVFCTLLGYVFYIQKPQYGATNFDAVLALSIVVFVLLAISSYFGFFAFNIFIDLFVSGVNFFSETSIFNSKTKEASEDWTLLKESKFKQKINLIYIYQMLISSSITIIAPIVISFISIGIYQLSGGDGLNF
- a CDS encoding MAGa7180 family putative nuclease, which translates into the protein MVKRKFYNNIHYVVDEENKVVRLNPDFHSDLLSFDKYKGFKKIGGSTIGDVLLTGGFKSQFSAFCHISRLKLPVLSKKYVNAGTILEPRVFEAFRAAYPNEEILNYEASKYNYNFFEGKNDYIIGVPDGYLPSKNCVLEIKTAGESKIDKWEKEVDPSYRKQAQLYGYLMQADFYKIIALFLKEQEGDYLHPELVDLKKRKIKAFDFKVNYQEAEDDILKVKNWFLYYTQSGVSPQYNLSIDADQIEYLKCSTPQEWEQLLQHWIEVGKADPDCEA
- a CDS encoding MIP family Ig-specific serine endopeptidase, whose product is MLQKIYNIYTVLKIKKFLLILSSILPIGLIGCTLNNQFESGDSGSKIVVGANPANPANPANPANPANPANPANPANPANPANPANPANPANPANPANPANPANPANDKKKNTFNITPENSVEKPNEKIVPFKPENKDEKIDSSTQKNKENKVSIISNQPVKSIDSEKPKSVNVPKKPAENKSAMSSVVTTPKQPVSVALPSTEKLKITNSEPKTDIKPKQKTTKIDETNQINKPDTKKEQENKSQSESKQEEILSKFQPTVANKETFLKSNDEYIQSIKRRTLSLRWIVQEKSNGQQGVKVIYNTGTMWLLDYMYVKNSKFRLYFATNFHVASNLFSQRDYKIYQQPEKLKKFDPLYYTLSWAGDAYDKSDQAANYNWNSVRVNFNSWGIKFRNFYLAQDFMDTKAVPAAYGSYFSDFAVIEMEVDLNSLNDPFSWAALLLRKKLINAINEVTKSVQKFKNPDNKHPYLLNDKTIPYATLDYATINRINTDSKFSGPKQISNLVNTYLKDYHYELEPKYLYSFGYPAGKRGTLDIFNTVTASEKNSIGPSEGTVPLSFGLLDSFNLRPFDKDSHYFNNKVAMKFYGLMNSFDLENGPLPGSSGSLIVNEQALPVGLLLGHLNVDDNYIDQNGQRKEVTRTLFQPFSQNIPIYSNLTNTVIEPYNLIDHTSSDLYKHQKISYRSRLEDVYGKDVKTAIFGGNLVAFW